The DNA segment CACTTTACCGTGGAGGAAGAAAACCTGATCTGTATGTACCACAATGCAGACCGGCGCAGAACGATAAACAGGCTCACCGCCGTCATGCCGGTTATGGATGGGGATATGCGGGCGCAGGCCCAGCAGACCCTTTCCAAGCTGGAACGCATGACGGATGCCGACTATGACGGCCAGAAGTTCCACTTCACAGACGAATAACGAACAGCAGACGCCGGGCGCGGCGGCCATGTGGTCGCTTGCGTCCGGCGTCTTTTCTTTTTGCCTATTCCTACGCATTTAGAACCCGGTATTGTCGGGGATAGGATGAAGTATTCGCTTGCCCCTGCAAACATGCGGGAGAAGCCTTGCAGCGGGCGGTTTTCAATCCCTTAAATGCGTAGGTTGCAGCTATAATTAGACCCCTGAAACAGATATAGCCGCGCAGCGGGTGTATCTGTTTCAGGGGTGTGCAGGTGATAGCCGCAAAGCGGCGTAAGAGGGTGCAGCCCTCTTGCCGTCTATCTCTGTTCCAGCGGGAAGCTCGGCAATGCTTCCAGCAGTTTCAGGGAAATGCGCTGCCGTATATCTTCGTCAATGACTTTCTTCTTTTTGCCGTTTGCCTGTCTGATCTCCACCGTGGAAAGCTCGTTGATGTAGTCAGCATAATGGGCCAACACTTTTTCCGTGGCCCACCTCTCACCGGCAACGGCGGCTTTGATCGTTTCATAGTCCAGCAGCTTTTCTTGTCCGTCCATCCTGATACCCCCGTCAGACTGATTTTTTCTATGATACCATATTCGGAAGCATGGAACCAGAGAAAACGGCGCTTTTCTGCTGGTAAATTCTACGCATTTAGAACAGCACTTCGGCGGGGATAGGATAAAACACCCACATACCCCGCTGACCATGCCGGAAAAGCCTTGAAATATAAGGGCTTTTACAGCTCTAAGTGCGTAGGTTTCCAGTATCTTTTCCGCTGGCGCTCGGCCTCTTTGCGGCGGCGCATCCGTTTGGAGCAGGCCGCGCAGTATTTGGCCCGGTTAGACTTCGGCGTGAACGTGGCCCCGCACTCACAGCAGCGTTTCACTTCGTCCCGGTCTTTGGTGATCTCGGCATACAGGGCCGCATCCAGCGGGAGGACAGCGGCCTTAAACCAGCGGCACAGAAGCGAATAGGAAATGCTCTGTACGCAAATACATTCTTCGCCGTCGTCCAGCAACAGGCAGTTGCCGTCACAATAGTTGCAGCACTCATGCGTCAGCTTCCGGGCCTTGCGATATTGAGGGTAATTCATTCGTGGAATACTCATAGCTCTTGCGTCCATTCCTTTCCCGGCGTCATACGCAAAATGCCGTCCACATTCTGCTTGATGATGCCGTATTCCTGCATCTGCTTTTTCGCTTCGCCGTACTTCTCATACAGCCGTTCCTTTTCCTCGGCCAATCGCTTGTACTCGGCTTTCAGGGCGTACAGATCGGGGAGCTTTTTCACACCCTGTCCCTTTAGGGCCTTTGCCGCAGCTTCATACAAAATCAACGTGCTTTCATGCTCACGCCGGAATTTTGCCTTATCCGCTGCATTGCGGTATTCCATAGCCACGGGCCAGAGCTGCTTGTAGGTAGAAATATTCTTTATCAGCACCGCCATATCCGCAAGCCGGTGTTCCATAGCTTTGAGGGTAGCGGCGGCCTCGTCGCTGGCGGCGGTGATCTCGGCCACTTTGCTTTCCAAATCCGGGTAGGTGTCTATCCCATGTTCAGTCAGGAAATTCAAAGTCTTTGCGGCCTGCTTCAAATTGTGGAGCTTCGCCCACCTCTCATAGCCTGCCGACTGCTGGGCCTTAATGTTGTTTTCCAGATCAATCCGCAAAGAAATCCCCTTGCGCTCTTTGGGCGCTCTGGTGATAACGCGGCCTTTGATACGCTCTTTGATGGCTTCCTCGGTGTAGGCTTCCCCCAATGTCTTGCAGCGGGTAAAGCGTTCCTGTCCGGGAGCGCGGAAAGAAATAAACTTTCCCGGCTTGATCTCATAGCCCTGCGCCTGCATGAGCCGCAGGAAATCATCAAAATCTTTTGCCTGCGGGATAGCGGCGTCAATGGCTGCTTTGAGCTTCGCTTTCCAGCTCGTCCCTTTCCGCTGGGCGTCCCACTCGGCATAGCTCTTGCCCTTACTCTGGCCGGGCTTCACCACGGACAATCCGTTTTCCTTGCACAGCCTGTCGCTGGTGCGCCGGATATAGGCATAGCTCTGTTTGTTGGAAATGTACTTGCGCTGATTTACCATATCCACGGCACAGAAAATAATGTGATTGTGGACGTGGCCCTTATCAATATGGGTAGTCAGCACATAGGGATATTTCCCTTGCAGCACTTCCTCGGCAAGCTGCTTCCCGATCTCATGGGCCTGTTCCGGCGTGGCTTCGCCGGGGGCAAAGGATTGTATCAGGTGGTGGCCCAGATTATTGCCCTTTTGGTATGCCTGCGCCAGCAGCATTTCAAATTCAATGTCCGCTGTTTCATAAGAGCAGGCAAAGGAGGCCACCAGCAGCTTGCCGTCAGTTTTGTCCGGGTTCTCGATGTAGTCAAGGGCTTTTTTCAGCGTTGACTTGATAGGATGTATCTTTGTAACTGCCATATCTGCGCCAGCGCCCCCTTTATATCCTCGATGTCCTGTGCGTACACCGGCCCCATACCGTTCAGCCTCTTTGCAATCTGATTGACGTTGACGCCGATCTTCTGTATCTCGGCGGTCTGCGCCCGGATGTCGCTGGTGTCCATGTTGACGATATAGCCGTCAATGAGCATCTTCCGGGCGTAGGCTGAAAAGTTCTTCGTATGCAGCAGCGCCATTTTCTGTTCAATCATAGCCCGTTCCTCCGGCGTCACAGGGACGCGCAGCACGATTTTTCGCTTTCTGTTTGCCATGCTTCACCGTCCTTTCCATTCAGGGGTTTGGGGATTTCCCCAACAAGCAAAACGGACGCGGCCCGGCAGGGACGGGGCAGGCCGTTTTTCCGGGAGTGGCTACACTCCCTATGCTTGCTACGTTACTGTTTCTCCACTAACAAGACGTTTCCAAAGCCCCAAACTACCCGCAAAATAGCCCTCTGGAAAGAAAAAAGTGCAAAAAAATAGAAGCTACGCTGTGCAGCTCCCGCTAAAAGTAAAACAGAGGATGCCAGTTACACATCCTCCGTTTCATTCTTCTTCGGCTTTTCAATTAGTATGGCGCTGTCAATCGCGCCCTCGATGATCGGCAGGTATTCTTCGGGGCAGAGTTTCAGCTTGTGGCTGACCCTTTGCCGCAGTTCGCTTTCCTCCCGCATGATCTCCGGGTTAAAGTAGCGTTCCACAGGAAGCCCGCAGGCTTTAATAAGCTGTATGACAACCGGCAGACTGGGAATGGCCCCGTCGTTTTCGATGTTGGCAAGATAGCGCC comes from the Erysipelotrichaceae bacterium 66202529 genome and includes:
- a CDS encoding relaxase/mobilization nuclease domain-containing protein; translation: MAVTKIHPIKSTLKKALDYIENPDKTDGKLLVASFACSYETADIEFEMLLAQAYQKGNNLGHHLIQSFAPGEATPEQAHEIGKQLAEEVLQGKYPYVLTTHIDKGHVHNHIIFCAVDMVNQRKYISNKQSYAYIRRTSDRLCKENGLSVVKPGQSKGKSYAEWDAQRKGTSWKAKLKAAIDAAIPQAKDFDDFLRLMQAQGYEIKPGKFISFRAPGQERFTRCKTLGEAYTEEAIKERIKGRVITRAPKERKGISLRIDLENNIKAQQSAGYERWAKLHNLKQAAKTLNFLTEHGIDTYPDLESKVAEITAASDEAAATLKAMEHRLADMAVLIKNISTYKQLWPVAMEYRNAADKAKFRREHESTLILYEAAAKALKGQGVKKLPDLYALKAEYKRLAEEKERLYEKYGEAKKQMQEYGIIKQNVDGILRMTPGKEWTQEL
- the mobC gene encoding plasmid mobilization relaxosome protein MobC translates to MANRKRKIVLRVPVTPEERAMIEQKMALLHTKNFSAYARKMLIDGYIVNMDTSDIRAQTAEIQKIGVNVNQIAKRLNGMGPVYAQDIEDIKGALAQIWQLQRYILSSQR
- a CDS encoding helix-turn-helix domain-containing protein, which encodes MDGQEKLLDYETIKAAVAGERWATEKVLAHYADYINELSTVEIRQANGKKKKVIDEDIRQRISLKLLEALPSFPLEQR
- a CDS encoding helix-turn-helix domain-containing protein, with the translated sequence MANIEDCPGFETFGADVKAARQAKRVSRKAMAEKINIDWRYLANIENDGAIPSLPVVIQLIKACGLPVERYFNPEIMREESELRQRVSHKLKLCPEEYLPIIEGAIDSAILIEKPKKNETEDV